The nucleotide window CTTTGGAAGCCCTCCAAAGCGTTTTTCTATTTATTATTTTTACTATATAAATGCTAGTAATATGAAATAAGAAGGGGGGAGAAACCTTGAACGGTTTAAAGTCATTATTCCTGCATCAGGAAGATATTCACTCGATGATTGCCGGGATTGAGGGAGGATTAAAGGAACAGCTTGCAGCCGGTTTATCTGGATCGTCAAGAACGGTACTGACCGCTTGTATTTACGAGCAGATGAAACGGCCAATCATGCTTGTTACCCATAATCTATTACAAGCGCAAAAACTCTATGATGATATTGTCAATCTATTAAGTGAGAGGGAAGTATTTCTTTTTCCTGCCAATGAGGTAATCGCGGCTGAGCTTAGCATTGCGAGTCCGGAATTAAAAGCGCAAAGAATAGAGGCCTTAAATTATTGGAGCAGGTCAGACAAAGGAATTATAATTGTCCCAATTGCCGGCTTAAAGAAAATCATTCCTCCGAAGTCCTTATGGAACTCTTATCAGCTGAAGTTAGCAGTTGGCCAGGATATCGATATCGATAAATCGCTCCATACCTTTGTTAAAATGGGTTATGTCCGTGTTGAAATGGTGACCACGCCAGGGGAATTCAGTGTCAGAGGCGGGATCATTGATATTTATCCGCTTACGGAGGCAGATCCGCTACGGATCGAGCTATTTGATACAGAAATCGACTCAATCCGTTATTTCTCTCTTGATGATCAACGCTCCAAAGGAAAAATCAAGGAAGTGTTGATTGGGCCCGCAACAGAAATTCTGTTAGAGGCAGAGGATTATAGCAGAATGATTTCAAAGCTTGAAACTGGATTAGCGCATAGCTTAAAGAAGTTAAAAGACGATAAAGCGAAAATACAGCTCAACCAGAATATCAGCCATGATCTTGAACAGTTAAAGCATGGGCAAAAACCTGACCAAGTCTATAAATACTTATCACTCGCATACGACCAACCTGCTAGTTTACTAGACTACCTTCCACGGAATGGTCTTGTGTTTATTGATGAAATCAGCCGGGTTCAAGAGATGAATGATTCCCTTGTGAAAGAGGAAGCCGAGTGGTATACAGGGTTACTTGGTGAGGGGCAAATCATCCATGATTTACATATTTCCCATGACTTACAAGCGATGCTGCAGAAAAAGGAATTCCCTATTCTTTATATGTCCTTATTCTTACGTCATGTAGCCAATACGAGCCCGCAAAATATCATTAATATTTCCTGTAAGCAAATGCAAAATTTCCATGGGCAAATGCATCTATTAAAAGCAGAAGTTGACAGATGGAAAAAGGGGAATTATTCAGTTGTCTTTTTAGGCCAGGACGAAGAGCGGGTTAAAAAGTTAGAGCGTGTGCTCGAAGACTATGAAATTGATGCCACTATCGTTAAAGATGGCCAACAGATTTTACCTGGCAGAATTCAGATTATGAAAGGAAACCTGCAATCAGGGTTTGAACTTTCTATCCAGAAAATGGCCATTATCACGGAAGAAGAATTATTTAATAAACGGGTGAAGAAATCTAAAAGCCGGCAAAAATTATCGAATGCAGAACGGATTAAGAGTTATTCTGAACTTAAGATTGGCGATTATGTGGTTCACGTCAATCACGGGATTGGGAAATATCTTGGAATTGAAACCCTTGTCATTAACGGGGTTCATAAGGATTACCTGCACATCCGGTACCAGGGAACAGATAAGCTGTATGTTCCAGTGGAACAAATCGACCTTGTCCAGAAATATGTTGGTTCGGAAGGGAAAGAGCCCAAAGTATACAAGCTGGGCGGCAGTGATTGGAAGAAAGTTAAGAAAAAGGTTGAATCCTCTGTCCAGGATATTGCCGACGATTTAATTAAATTATATGCAGAACGTGAAGCGGCTGTAGGTTACGGGTTTTCACCGGACGGTGATATGCAGCGGGAATTTGAAACATCCTTTGCCTACCAGGAAACAGAAGACCAGCTTCGCTCTATCGTTGAAATCAAAAGGGATATGGAAAGAGCACGCCCAATGGATCGTCTCTTGTGCGGTGATGTCGGTTATGGCAAAACAGAGGTTGCGATTCGCGCCGCCTTTAAAGCGATTGCTGATGGGAAGCAAGTAGCCTTTCTCGTGCCAACGACTATTTTGGCACAACAGCATTTTGAAACATTAAGGGAGCGCTTTCAAGATTATCCGATTAATATTGGGTTATTAAGCCGTTTCCGCTCGAAGAAGCAGCAGACGGAAACCATGAAGGGTTTAAAAGCGGGGACGGTCGACATTGTGGTCGGTACCCACCGTCTGCTCTCAAAGGATATTGTCTATCGTGATTTAGGACTGTTAATTATTGATGAAGAGCAACGATTTGGGGTTACCCATAAAGAAAAGATTAAGAAGTTAAAGACGAATGTCGATGTATTAACCTTAACGGCAACGCCCATCCCAAGGACACTCCATATGTCGATGCTTGGTGTCAGAGATTTATCCGTTATTGAAACACCGCCAGAGAATCGGTTCCCGGTGCAGACCTATGTCATGGAATATAATGGCTCGTTAGTGCGGGAAGCGATTGAACGGGAGCTAGCCCGCGACGGACAAGTCTACTTTTTATATAACAGGGTTGAAGATATTGAACGGAAAGCTGAGGAAATATCGATGCTAGTCCCTGATGCACGGGTTACCTGTGCCCATGGGCAGATGACGGAAAATGAATTGGAATCTGTCATGATTAGCTTCCTTGCTGGTGAATTTGATGTTCTTGTCAGCACGACCATTATTGAAACTGGTGTAGATATCCCGAATGTGAATACCTTGATCGTTTTTGATGCCGACCGTATGGGACTTTCCCAGCTTTATCAGCTCCGCGGCCGTGTTGGAAGATCCAATCGCGTCGCCTATGCGTATTTTACCTATCGTAAGGATAAGGTGTTAACAGAGGTGGCGGAAAAACGCCTCCAGGCCATTAAAGAGTTTACGGAGTTAGGTTCCGGCTTTAAAATTGCGATGCGTGATTTATCG belongs to Neobacillus sp. OS1-2 and includes:
- the mfd gene encoding transcription-repair coupling factor translates to MNGLKSLFLHQEDIHSMIAGIEGGLKEQLAAGLSGSSRTVLTACIYEQMKRPIMLVTHNLLQAQKLYDDIVNLLSEREVFLFPANEVIAAELSIASPELKAQRIEALNYWSRSDKGIIIVPIAGLKKIIPPKSLWNSYQLKLAVGQDIDIDKSLHTFVKMGYVRVEMVTTPGEFSVRGGIIDIYPLTEADPLRIELFDTEIDSIRYFSLDDQRSKGKIKEVLIGPATEILLEAEDYSRMISKLETGLAHSLKKLKDDKAKIQLNQNISHDLEQLKHGQKPDQVYKYLSLAYDQPASLLDYLPRNGLVFIDEISRVQEMNDSLVKEEAEWYTGLLGEGQIIHDLHISHDLQAMLQKKEFPILYMSLFLRHVANTSPQNIINISCKQMQNFHGQMHLLKAEVDRWKKGNYSVVFLGQDEERVKKLERVLEDYEIDATIVKDGQQILPGRIQIMKGNLQSGFELSIQKMAIITEEELFNKRVKKSKSRQKLSNAERIKSYSELKIGDYVVHVNHGIGKYLGIETLVINGVHKDYLHIRYQGTDKLYVPVEQIDLVQKYVGSEGKEPKVYKLGGSDWKKVKKKVESSVQDIADDLIKLYAEREAAVGYGFSPDGDMQREFETSFAYQETEDQLRSIVEIKRDMERARPMDRLLCGDVGYGKTEVAIRAAFKAIADGKQVAFLVPTTILAQQHFETLRERFQDYPINIGLLSRFRSKKQQTETMKGLKAGTVDIVVGTHRLLSKDIVYRDLGLLIIDEEQRFGVTHKEKIKKLKTNVDVLTLTATPIPRTLHMSMLGVRDLSVIETPPENRFPVQTYVMEYNGSLVREAIERELARDGQVYFLYNRVEDIERKAEEISMLVPDARVTCAHGQMTENELESVMISFLAGEFDVLVSTTIIETGVDIPNVNTLIVFDADRMGLSQLYQLRGRVGRSNRVAYAYFTYRKDKVLTEVAEKRLQAIKEFTELGSGFKIAMRDLSIRGAGNLLGAQQHGFIDSVGFDLYSQMLKEAIEARRGELGAEVKKSVEIDLEIDAYIPDTYIKDGHQKIEMYKRFRGLESIEEMEELQEEMHDRFGEYPAEVDYLFQIAEIKVYALENGVDQIKQAKQEVTIFINDQVTNTIDGAKIFHIGSKFGRNVNPGMEGTKLKIVIKTKEYDTAQWLHIVREMVKGIPLAKRERENPVK